From the Elaeis guineensis isolate ETL-2024a chromosome 16, EG11, whole genome shotgun sequence genome, the window TTGAAACAACATGAAGgtaagaagaataattaattgtgATTTGAACAGACCATGAGAAAGATGccatcatataagggtgcaaaaAAGTTACTTCCTGACAAATGTAAGTTCATAAATATGATGTCCAAGAAACACtacattagattaattaataattttgtttCGCCATATGGGTCCCGAAATGtcttattttgagttattttcaaaAAAACGTATATATACATAGCCTTATTAAACTCAATTCCCATTTGAAGTTTGAGGGAAGAGATTTTAGAAGGATTCGAATTATTAGGAACGACAGAAGAGAAACTCTAGGTCTTAGCTCCAAAACAACTAAATCTTATTACTCTTGATAGTGTTAAAAATTTAAAGGAGTTTGCCAATTTGATGTTTTGGAAGTTTAACAATGATAAATTCGTCAttgtaaaagttataaaaaaaattttaattggactTAAAAGATGGATACCCTGATAGCTTTAGAATGCAAAAACATTCCCCAGATCTGGAAATCCAACATCTGGATTGTAGCCTATAATCCAAATATGGATCTTGCAATCCATACCGATCCTGATCCAAAAATCTTATCTGCATCATTGGGGGCCATTTTGATATGGACCATTTGATCCAGATTGTGGATCATACGATCCTAACAATAAGGGTGCACTCTTCCTATCACAATGTTCTTGCACATGGTTTATGTAGGCATGCCATTATATAAACTGCCAATCAtgagtgtgtgtgtgcatgtgtgttttcttttcttttcttcttagggAGGGGGGTTGCATTTGGAGACAGTCTCAATCAAAACCTTTAGGAAAGAATTAGGTAAGGAAAGTATCCTTATCCCAACCTGCCGCCATCTACAAACCTTCCATGATTGCTAATTGTGCTTTCATTGGAAGAATTATTGCTGAAGACCAGTGATTGCTGAACCGACTCGAACCAGGTAGTTCGGCCCGTATTGAACCGAACCAAAGCCAAGTTAAAAAAGTTTAGTCATATCACTTGGTGCACTTATAACCATTCTCCCCACCACCTCCGATTGACAATTCGAGAGCCTtcaactctccctctctcctctctgcGCTGGATATCTCTCCCCCTTCCTCGACCAAAACCCTAGCCAATAAGTCTCTCTCTCCCTGTCGGATGATGCAAAGTTGTTGAGTTTGAGATAACCCTCATAGATGCGAAACCAGCACCGGCAAGCCTTCAAGAGTTTCCCCTTCACTCTCTCTCCCAACTGAATGATCTCCCTTCTTCAACGTGAAGCCCTCACCATAAatcccccctcccctctctccctATCTCTCCcgcttcctccctccctccctctctctctccttctccttctccttctccccctccctccctATTTCGATACACCCTAGAACAGCAATGTACAGATCTGTACCATATTGAACTAGTTGCCGGCCGATATGCACCCCAGTACCAATTTGGCAAACCTTGCCGAAGACACTCCACAAAGATAAATGCTTTTTGGTCATTACAGATATTTAACCCTCTATACAAGACAAGTTGTCCATTTGTGCTAGAAGCAGAGTATTGCTTCAAAACTGAGGTTTGAGACTTGGGAGCCAGCATAGATTGTTTTCGATTACAGTTTACCAAGGAATGGGTTTTCAAAAAATCTACCTATCTATGCCTACCTATTGGCATGTGGCAAAACATACACAATCCAGCTTCTTGTCCACCAATAATGAGTTCTTGTCCAATTGTTGAGGACTTCATGATGGAGTGAGGAATATTCATAACGAGCTTTAATGAGATATTCAAGCTACCAAGCATACCACAAGACATACACTGACAAAACAAATTCCATATGTTTTGTAGAACCTAGAGTTAAAATTTGAAATGCATGAGATGATGTTTTCAAATTTACAACCATGGGGAGCCTTCTCCTTTAATAAAGTGGACTAATCTAATTAGTTTTGGTATAAATGTGCGGCTGCTGATGATGAAAGTGGTGCATCTAGCATGAGCAAAATCCAAAAATGAGGGATTGAAGATCTCATATGCATAAGTATTCACTAAGTATGGTTCCCCAAACAAGTAGTAAGGATTCAAATCCCAACGAGACGTTCCGTGGCATACGAGatggggtaccatcccatgtgtcggGATAGGGCCGTTCCGCCCACATTCCAACATCCCAATTGGGACATTTTGGAACGTCCCCCATCCCAAGTATCGGACAGGGTGGGACGGCTGCGCATCCCATTCCATAGAAAAATCGGGACAGTcccatcccatgggatttaaaaccttgcaagTAGTTGAACAATTGGAAGAATGTGAAATATCTGATAACAAAACCTATCTCCATTTGAAAAAATGTAATGAAAAATGTCTTTAGAAAATGGACTTTGTGTGCAAAAGTGCTTCTTACAAAGTCAATTACTTTGCATGCAGGTATGTGAGGTATTCAGTGATAAGAAGAAAATCTAAGTACCAAGCGAAAGCAACAAATTTTCCAAAAGAAAACCATTAGATAAAAGGAAACAAACAAAAAGGATCAAGCTGTTTCAACATCATCCAAGACCTCTCTTCAAAAGACATAACTAAGGTTTGAAGTGATAAAGAAATATTGATTTTGTTTAATATGTTTAATTAGTTAAAATAAAGATAAACTGTTGTTGGTTAAATAAACTATTAATAGATGACATCATAAACAAATTCAGAATTTAAGAATATGTTAACAGGAGCCAAAATTTTTTATGCAGCAGAGATTTCGGAAAAATTCAGAAGAACATCAGGGATTAGGAAACAAAAACATAGCAAAAGATGATATAAACCTAATGGAATTATCTCGATGAATAAATAAAATTCCAAAAGTCATCATAATAATTCGAAAAGTAACTGAGAAACGTGTGATTTGTTTGTAAAAGCAGATCAGAAAATTATAATTCATCAAGCCAATATATTATTCTTGCCCAAATCTTTGACAGGTTTCATCAACTTCCCTTTTAGCAAGCAACTAGCCAAGCTCAGATACATGTAATCAACCCCACTGTAGTGCTTCCACCAACATGAGTGCACACACGTAACACATGCACATAATACAGACTACtgaaatgttaaacttatatggAAAGGAAGAAGACGGGCAAATAAATGCACACAAATATGAGTAATCTCTATAAAAGAGTATGTAAAATATCATACTGAGGGTCAGACCCAGGAATTCTACATATTGTAAGTTCAATAGGGTAGCAACTCAAAAGATTTAATGAGCATGCAAAGCATGACTGCTTAATACACAAGAGCTCTGATGAAAGACAACATAAATAGATCGTTGAACAAATCACAAAGGTTGATAACATTTTACACGCcacaaatatatttatttacCTACCATATTTTTTTACATGTAATACAAGACCtgtataatgaataaaaaaaagcTGCACAAAGAAATGCAAAATGTAAGCTTAAGCACATAGTATACTAATATAATGCCataaacaaaaaagaaaattacCGAAACACCAGCAGGAGGGTCGTGGTAGCCAGTGAGAAGGGCAAACACGTAGTTCTGGCCATCATGTCgtgcctggagagagagagatagggggACAAAAAGATGGATGTTGGTTGCACACAAGACAAAAGATACAGGTAATCAGAATTCACTCTTAGTGGTATTACCTTGGTGATCAGGCTTAGGTCCGGTGGATATGCCCCACCATTTGCAAACCTAGCTGCTTGTTCATTTGAATATGGCTGGGGAAAGCGATCACTTAGTTTACCTGGACGAGTAAACATCTCACCTTCATCGTTAGGACCATCAACCACCTCAATTTCAGCAGCCATAGCCTTTGTCTCTTCTTCAGTGTAAGCCACACCAACAAGATCTCGATATGAAATTAGAGACATTGAATGACAAGAAGCACAAACTTGTTGGTAAACTTGGTGACCACGCCGGATTCTGTTCACATCATTACATAGTTTCTGTTATTAACAAAATGCTTAAAAATAGGATCTTATAAGTGTATGCCCTTGTAGGCCACAAACTATTACAATATCTGTTAGTCATTTTAAGGAGCTTGTTAAAAACTGGGAATAATTTTAGGCCAATGAATCTCCTCAATAATGAAAATATAACCAGTCTCCTCTAGTGCATAATAAACCGGACTTATAATTTCAAAGAAAGAAATTTATATGGAATAATGACGGTTCAAGGAAACATGTGAATTGGTGATAGTCTTACGATGCATGATCATAGGAACTAAGAATTCCTTTGTGAGGCCAAGGATAGCTGGGGGCTGGAAGGCCATGCTCTGCTTCATCAGCAGATGCTATGCTAGCAAAGCTTAATATACCAGAAACACCAGCTCCAAGTAGTGCTAATGCCCTTAGTGACCTCATGCCAGCGGATTCAATAGCATCTTCTTGCTGCAACCGAAATGATGAAAGCAGAGGTGGAGCCTGCTTACAAAATTTGGCAAATGTCAGCCATAAACAATGAAATTTTTCACATTAAAAAGTGATGAAAACAAATAGGGAACCGCCATTGTATATCAAAACATATATTAAACATAAGAAGATCCAAACACAACAAATTCTACTGCCGAAAAAACTATATATCTGCTTCCACTCTACAGAATCTTTCACTTCTCCGTTTACAAAGAGTAAATTGTATAAAACTTCAAATAGCAATTTTCCAACATGCAGATCCTCTCATTTGGTACTGTAGTGAGATATGAAGCATGGATACTTCCCTAGAGGCTAGAGTTTACCTGATACTGATAAATCTTGGATATGGTCCAATAGCACAAACCACAatacaatttagatttgaaatgtaTTAGAAACTGTCCAAACCACAATACCCTAAAAGATTTCACCATAGCATTGGTTATCTTCCACAAGTATTATCATTTGAAAGTTGTTCACATTACATTTTAAGGATAATTTTCAGTGATCCTTCTTTCACCTTTGTGGGTTTTAAGGTCCAATTCAAAACTTTAAGTAGCAATTTTCCGACATGCAGATCCTCTCAGTTGGTACTCTCATGAGGTATGAAGCATGGATACTTCCTTGGAGGCTAGAGTTTACCTGATATTGATACATCTTGGATATTGTCCCACACACGTCGAATGTTTTGGTAAGCATCCACttattctttaaaaaataaaatagttctaGACATGGGATGATACAATCCTGATACTTCTCTCATACATCATGGACAGTTTTATTGGCTGTCAACATACAGGCCATGTCGGGTTGAGTAGGTTCAACACCAAATCCGCAAAATCTTAAGGTAAAGAACATGCCCTTTGCCTTTCATTGTTGTGCAACATAactgagaaagaaagaagagcctACTAAAAGAGTGGAGCAGATCTAGAACTACATAATGTTTTATAAACTAAAACAAAATTAATGCTTGTCATATAAAATATAGTTAGAATATGTgagcaattatttatttatgcatcataattatatccatatctcCCTTTTTCAGATTCGCCATATTGGCATGACCATATTGTGACGTATTGCTGTTTCCTATCTGTTTCCATGCTCCAATGCTCTCAACCTAATCGGTTAGCCCCTTGTATGGTGGCATCTTTATATGGAAAaagttgataaacatcatcatccatcAATCGTTGGTATTGTCAATAGCTCTATTGCATCCATTCCAAAATTACCTCATCCTTCTTCCCAAAAGTCACATAAACTGACTTCCAGGATTATCTTGAGAGAGAATTTTGCAATCTTTTTATTGGACATATTTCTTTTTACTATTAGTTTAggctttagatttgaaatatattaGAACATGTTCTAGCCACAATACCCTAAAAGATTTCACAAGGTCATCTTCCACAAGTATTATCATTAGAAAGTTGCtcacattatattttaaggataattttcaatgatccttctttCATCTTTGTGGGTTTAAGGTCCCATTCAAATTGAAAAAATTGTGCAGACAGCACTTATAACGCATTCCCTTAACATAAATTTTAGCATTCTGAATTCAGGGAAAGCTTCCCTTATTTTAGATGTTGCGATTTAGCTCCTAGCATTCTTGTTTAGAATGCCAACATAACAATGAAAGCACCCATATTCATGTTGTCTTTTTGTACATCTTTGTCGTTTTAGGAGAAACACTTGATGTTAATTGCGTAAGAGTCATGTGCGAGTTCTGATAGAATCATTGGAAGTATTTATGGATTCATTAGAACCTTTTCAATTCTCCTATTAAAAACATGAAGTATCTTTTGTGCTGCTTCTCCTACATGAGGTTATGCCCTACTTCCCCTTTCCTTTTTTCCTCCATTGCCTCATATAAAATGACTTAGCACAAACTTGCATGTCATTTTTTTCTATCTCCCCCTGTTCCTTTTGTTGTACGACAATCTATCGAGGGAGATCCCTTCTTTCATGCAATCTCTCACTCTATTCCTATTTCCTCTTCCTTCCCTTCTTTTTTTACCACTGCTCACCATTGGCAGCTAAAGTCCTACTTGCCATTGGGCAATTTTAGGCATGA encodes:
- the LOC105058973 gene encoding cytochrome c1-2, heme protein, mitochondrial isoform X2, which codes for MRSLRALALLGAGVSGILSFASIASADEAEHGLPAPSYPWPHKGILSSYDHASIRRGHQVYQQVCASCHSMSLISYRDLVGVAYTEEETKAMAAEIEVVDGPNDEGEMFTRPGKLSDRFPQPYSNEQAARFANGGAYPPDLSLITKARHDGQNYVFALLTGYHDPPAGVSIREGLHYNPYFPGGAIAMPKMLIDGAVEYEDGTPATEAQMGKDVVSFLSWAAEPEMEERKLMGFKCIFLLSLALLQAAYYRRLKWSVLKSRKLVLDVVN
- the LOC105058973 gene encoding cytochrome c1-2, heme protein, mitochondrial isoform X1, which codes for MAGGRGFSQFLRKRFQFQSSAPPLLSSFRLQQEDAIESAGMRSLRALALLGAGVSGILSFASIASADEAEHGLPAPSYPWPHKGILSSYDHASIRRGHQVYQQVCASCHSMSLISYRDLVGVAYTEEETKAMAAEIEVVDGPNDEGEMFTRPGKLSDRFPQPYSNEQAARFANGGAYPPDLSLITKARHDGQNYVFALLTGYHDPPAGVSIREGLHYNPYFPGGAIAMPKMLIDGAVEYEDGTPATEAQMGKDVVSFLSWAAEPEMEERKLMGFKCIFLLSLALLQAAYYRRLKWSVLKSRKLVLDVVN